DNA from Arthrobacter sp. PvP023:
ACGGACGAGCACATCGTGTTTTCCGAGCCCAGCCGCGGCGTGTTCAAGTCGATCGTCATCCGGGACAACAAGATGGTGGGCGCCACCCTTCTCGGCGACAGCCGCAAGGTGGCCTACCTGACCCAGGCGTTCGACAAGGGGCTGCCCCTGCCGGAGGAGCGGATCGCCCTGATGTTCGACCTCGGCGGTCCCGCGGAGGAGCAGGGCGTGGCCGAACTCGACGACGACGCCCAGGTCTGCAACTGCAACGGCGTCAGCAAGAAGTCACTCGTGGACGTGGTTAAGGGCGGGTGCAACACCGTGGCCGGAGCCATGGACGCCACCCGGGCAGGCAAGGGCTGCGGTTCCTGCAAGCTGCTGGTGAAGCAGGTGGTGGAATGGGCTGCCGACGGCGCGGTGGAGGAGGACCCCGCCGCCAGCTACTACGTGCCGGGCATTCCACTGGACAAGCCCTCGCTGATGGCGGCCATCCGCAAGCAGGGACTCCGCTCCGTGTCCTCCGTGTTCGCCGCGCTGGCACCGGGCCGCGCGGAGGACGCCAAATCCAAGATGGGCCTCGCCTCACTCATGAAGATGATGCTTGCGGACCAGTACATCGACGAGCGGGACGCCCGGTTCATCAACGACCGCGTCCACGCCAACATCCAGCGCGACGGCACCTTCTCCGTGGTTCCGCAGATGAAGGGCGGCGTGACGTCCGTGCAGCAGCTGCGCCGGATTGCCGACGTCGCCGAGAAGCACAGTATTCCGCTGATCAAACTGACGGGCGGGCAGCGCATCGACCTTCTGGGTGTGCCCAAGGAGGACCTGCCGCAGGTCTGGGCGGACCTGGACATGCCCTCCGGCTACGCGTATGGGAAGAGCTTCCGCACCGTCAAGACCTGCGTGGGCAAGGACTTCTGCCGCTACGGCACCGGCGACTCCACCAAGCTGGGCATCGAGATCGAATCGCGGTTCCAGGGGATCGAGGCGCCAGCCAAGCTGAAGCTGGCCGTCTCGGGCTGCCCGCGGAACTGCGCTGAGTCGCTGGTCAAAGACGTGGGCGTGGTGGCGGTGGAAGGCGGCCGCTGGGAGATCTATGTCGGGGGAGCGGCCGGCGCCCACATCCGCAAGGGAGACCTGCTGGCCACCGTCGAGGACCCCGAAGAGGTCAAGGTGCTGACGGGCCGGTTCATGCAGTACTACCGGGAGAACGCCAACTGGCTGGAGCGGACCTACTCGTTCGTGCCGCGGGTGGGCATTGACCGCATCCGTGCCGTGGTGGTGGACGACGCGGAAGGCCTCGCAGCCGGACTGGACGCCGCCATGCAGGCGTCCGTGGACAGCTACGTGGATCCCTGGACCGAACGGGACGATCCGCTCACGCCCGGGCAGTTCCGCACCTCGCTGCCGCTCACGGTGCTTCCCCAGGTGCCGGTCCGATGAATGCCGGCCGCAATCTGGGCCCCGTCAGCCAGGTTCCCTTCGGGGAGGGGCGGGCGTTCGGCGTGGACGGCGAGCAGGTAGCCGTGTTCCGGCTCCGCGACGGCAGCCTGCGGGCGCTGTCCGCTGTCTGCCCGCACAAGGGCGGTCCGATCGCGGACGGCACCATCGATCAGGACGTGGTCCTGTGTCCGCTGCATCAGAACGCCTTCAGGCTGGACACCGGGTGCTCCACCACCGGCGCCGAACCTCTGACCAGCTACGACGTTCAAATCGACAACCATCAGAATATTATTCTGCGAATCTCCGCTAGGTAGCTAAATTAATTCGGCATATTCCGTTCCTGCTGTTGTCTGCGTCACTGACGGTTACGCGGGCCTTGTAAACTGGGGAGGCCGCGCGACCTTCGACGCCTTGCGAGTTTTTGTCCAGATAATTGCCCCAAACGGGGGATAAACCCGAATTATCTGGACAAAAACTCTGCGTTCCTGAGCCGGCCATACCCCGACCCACAAGGAACAGTTGTGCCACAAAGTACCCCAACAGAACTTAAGAGCCCGACGGCGCAATCCGCCGTCGTCGACTCCACCCTCAGTGCCGAGGGCTACAAGAAGTCCCTAAGCGGCCGCCAGGTCACCATGATCGCCATGGGCGGCGCCATCGGCGTCGGCCTCTTCATGGGTGCCGGCGGACGCCTGGCCTCTACGGGCCCCGCGCTGATTTTCTCCTACGCCATTGCCGGCGTCATCGCTTACCTGCTGATGCGTGCCCTGGGCGAGCTCATCATGTACCGCCAGACGTCGGGCTCGTTCGTCAGCTATGCCGGCGAAATGTTCGGCAAGAAGGGCGCGTATGTGTCCGGCTGGATGTACTTCATCAACTGGGCCATGACCGGCATCGCCGAGCTCATCGCGATCGGACTGTACTTCCAGTTCTTCTTCCCGAACGTGCCGGTGGAACTGACCGCCATCGCGGCCCTGCTGCTGCTCGTGGGCGTCAACCTCATGAGCGTCAAGGCGTTCGGTGAGTTCGAATTCTGGGCGTCCTGCCTCAAGGTCGGCGCCATCCTCATCTTCCTGGCCGTGGGCACCTTCATGGTGGTCACCAACGCCCAGGTGGGCGACGGCAACGCCTCGGTCAACAACCTCTTCGCAGCCGAAGGCGGGATGTTCCCCAAGGGCGCGCTGGTGATGATCCTGGTCCTGAACGCCGTGATCTTCGCCTACAACGGTATTGAGCTCGTCGGCATCACGGCCGGTGAAATGCAGGACCCCGCCAAGGAAGTGCCCAAGGCAATCCGCGCCGTGGTCTTCCGCATCGTGGTGTTCTATGTCGGTTCGGTGACCCTGCTGGCCATGCTGCTGCCCTCGGACCAGTACGTGGCAGGCACGTCGCCGTTCGTCACCGTGTTCGGCCAGATGGGCCTGGGCTGGATGGGCGATGTCATGAACATGATCGTCATCACCGCCGCACTGTCCTCCTGCAACTCGGGCCTGTACTCGATCGGCCGGATCTTCCGCACCATGGCCAACAACGGACACGCTCCGGAGTGGCTGACCCGGATGTCCAAGAGCCACGTGCCGTACGCGGCCATCCTGGCTATCGGCGCCGTCTACCTGGTCGGCATCCTGCTGAACATCTGGCTGGGCGGCTCGCACGCCTTCGACCTCGCGCTCAATTCCGCGTCGATCGGCGTGATCTTCACCTGGGGCGCCATCTTCGCCAGCCAGATCGCGCTGCGCAAGACTAAGGGCAAGGTTTCCTCCCTGCCCGCGCCCGGCGGAACCTGGAGCAGCTGGGCCGGCCTGGTTGCCCTGCTTGCCATCACCGTGCTGATCGGCTTCGACACCATGACCAGCAAGACCGGCGAGGTTTTCCACCTGGGCCTGTGGACCCTTGCCACCATTCCGTTCTTCGTTCTGGTGCTGTGGCTCGGCTGGCAGAAGGTCAAGGACAACGAGCCGAAGAGCGAGCTCTTCAGCTAACGCTGTTCACCCAAGCAGTACGACGACGGCAATGACGACGACGGCAGCGGTCACCTCACGAGGTGGCCGCCGCCGTCGTTCGCGCCCGGTACTTCAGGTGTTAGTCCTTCAGGTGTTTGGCGAAATGGTCTTCGATCCGTTGCCAGGCTTCGGCAGCCGCTTCAGGATCCGGCTTGATGCCCATCACCCGGAACAGCGGGCGGAGGAGCCGGGGGCCCTCCTCGGCGTCATTCATGAAGGCGTGGCCGGCGCCGTCGAATTCCTTGATGTCGTGTTCGACGCCGAGCCCCTCCAGCGTCGCTTCGAGTTTCGCTGCTGCTCCGGGCAGGGTGCGGTCCGCCTTGCCGAAGTTGCCCACCACGGGGCACGCGCCCGCCAAGGCTTCCTCCGGATTCTTCGGCAGCCTGCCGTAGTTGACGGCGGCAGCGTCGAAGCCCTTGTTGGCGAGGAGCAAGGCGAAGCCGCCGCCCATGCAAAATCCGATCACCCCCACCTTGCCGTTGGTGCGGCCGGACTTCTCCAGCCAGGCCTGCGCAATGGCCAGGTCCGTGAAAGCCTGGCCGGAGCCGGACGCCATCGACCGCATGGTGGAGACTATGCAGCGCCGCATGCCGCCGTTGCTGAAAAGGTCCACCGCCAGCGTCAGGTAGCCGGCGGCTGCCAGCCGGTCCGCCTGGCGGCGTGAAATGTCGTTGAGGCCGAATGCTTCGTGGATCATCAGGACGGCGGGGAACGGGCCCGGTCCCGCGGGTTCAGCCAGGTACCCGCGCAGGTTCGGGGAGCCGGTTCCGGCAGCGCCTGCGGGCGTGGCCGCGTTCCTTCCGGCGCCGCTGAGGTCGATGATCGTCATGGTGCGGACCTTCCGTTGGCGGTTGCTGTCCACCCGAGAATCTCACAAAAACGGCGGGCATCCCCCAAAGGAATGCCCGCCGTTTTTTCCAAGACAGTGGCCGTGGCCGCCGCCTAGGGTGCATTAGTCTCTTTTGAACTCGTCCTTCACGTTTTCGCCAACTTTCTTGGCGTCGGCAACAACCTGGTCCTTCTGACCCTCTGCGCGCAGACGGTCATTGTCCGTGGCGTTGCCGGCCGCTTCCTTGGCCTTGCCGCCAAGGTGCTCTGCTTCGTTCTGAATTTTGTCTCCGATACCCATGGTGTGTTCCACCTCTCGTTTCCGGTAAAAAAACTAAGCACATTCACCCTAACACGAAGCATACTTACTAAATCAAGCGGGCTGGAGCGGCACCCCTCCGCCACTTTGGCCCCGCCGCCACTTTCGCCGCGTCCGCACAGCGGGCCGGAGCGGCACCCCTCCGCCACGTCGCGTCCGCACAGCGGTCAGTGCAGCGTCGCCGCCGACGCTTGTCGGCGCTCCCGGATAGGCTCGAAGGCATGGACCACAAGACCACGCTCACGCATCACGTCAATGCCAGTCCGGACAAGGTCTGGGCCGTGATCTCGGACATCCCGGGCTCCGCCGCCACCCTCTCCGGAGTCGACTCCGTCCAGATGCTCAGCGAGGGCGGATACGGCGAAGGTACCCGGTGGAAGGAAACCCGGACCATGATGGGCCGGGCGGAAACCGTCGAAATGTGGGTGTCCCAGGCTGAGCCGCCGTCGCCCACGCGGGCCGGAACCACCACGGTCAAGGCGCTCCAGGGCGGTGCCGACTACACCACGCGGTTCATCCTTGCCGGGCGGGACGGCGGGACCGACCTCACCTTGACCTTCGGCGCCCGGATGGCCAGGGCCACTTTCCTGAGCAAGGTCATGCTGGCCCTTTTCGGCAGGATCGGCATGAGCATCACCCGGAAGGCGCTGGCCAGGGACGTCGCCGAGATTGCAGCGAAGGCCGAGTCCCTCTGATGGCGGACGGTCGCGCGGCAGGAAGGGCACCCAAGGCGCCCAAGGTGACGGCCCCCAGGCTCTCCCCGGTCAGGCTGGAGGAGCTGCGGGACGAGCCCGCACCGGACCTCCAGCGGGGCGAACGGTACGACGGCCTCAGGTTCAGCCGTGCCGATGCCGACGGCCTCGAGCTCAGCGGCACGGACTTCGCCGAGTGCGCCTTCGACGGGGTCTCCTTCAACGAGACGCAGCTGCGCGGCGCGACGTTCCGGGACTGCATCCTGGCCGAAATGTACGCCCCGGTGCTGACCGCGGCGCGGGCTACGCTGCGGGATGTGGAGATCGGCAATCCCCGGTGGGGTTCGGCGGAGCTGTACGAGAGCGGCTGGACGTCGGTGCGGATCGACGGCGGGAAGCTGGACTACGTGAACCTGCGCGGCTCCAGGCTGACGGATGTGCAGATCAGCGACTGCATCATCAACGAGCTGGACCTGGGCTCGGTGACGGGGATCCGGGTGGCGCTGAAGAACTGCACCATCGGCACGCTCGATCTCGCCGGCGCCAAGCTCAAGGACTTCGACCTGCGCGGCACGGACTTCCGCACCATCAGCGGACTCGGAAGCCTGTCCGGTGTAGTGATCGACGACTACCAGCTGAGCCTGCTGGCCCCGCTACTGGCAGCCCACCTCGGCGTCACTGTCCTCTAAATATGCTGGAGTTTTTGTCCACTTATTGCGTCCAAAAGCGCTCTTATCTCGCGATAAGTGGACAAAAACTCAAGCAGCAGGATGGGACCTTGGTTGACCCCTTGCGGCCGCAGTGTAATCTTTATAGAACGAACGGTCGGTAAATTAGTCGCCAGGCTCTTGCCGCCGCAGATGACATTGCCGTTAATCGCGTGAAGGGTGTTTCCATGGCCTCAGCAGTAGCAGGACCGCAGGCATTTTTGGTAGGCGGTGCCCGCACACCGGTGGGCCGCTACGGAGGCGCGCTCTCCGCTGTACGACCCGACGACCTTGCCGCCCTGGTGGTCCGCGAGGCCGTCTCCCGCGCAGGCCTTGACCCTGATTCCATCGACGAAGTGATACTCGGCAACGCCAACGGCGCCGGCGAGGAAAACCGCAACGTGGCCCGCATGGCCACCCTGCTGGCCGGGCTTCCCCTCCACATTCCCGGCATCACGGTCAACCGGCTTTGCGCCTCCGGCCTGAGCGCCATCATCATGGCCAGCCAGATGATCAAGTCCGGAGCGGCGGACATCGTCATTGCCGGCGGCGTGGAATCCATGAGCCGGGCACCCTGGGTACAGGAAAAACCGCAGACGGCGTTCGCGAAGCCCGGCGCCATCTTCGACACGTCCATCGGCTGGCGGTTCGCCAACCCGCTGTTCCAGAAGGGCGAGCTGTCCCGGGACGGCAAAATGACCTACTCCATGCCGGAAACGGCGGAGGAAGTGGGCCGGGTGGACGGCATTTCCCGCGAGGACGCCGATGCCTTCGCGGTCCGCTCCCACGAACGGTCGCTCGCGGCCATCGCCGCCGGCCGGTTCAAGGATGAGATCGTCCCGGTGACGGTGAAGACCCGCAAGGGCGAAACAGTGGTTGACACGGACGAGGGCCCCCGCGCCGGCACCACCATGGACGTGCTCTCCGGACTCCGCCCCGTGGTCAAGGGCGGCTCGATTGTCACCGCCGGCAACTCCTCCACGCTGAACGACGGCGCCTCCGCCATCATCGTGGCGTCCGAAGCGGCCATCCAGAAGCTGGGCCTCACCCCGCGCGCCCGCATCATCGACGGCGCCTCCGCCGGCTGCGAGCCCGAGATCATGGGCATCGGCCCCGTCCCCGCCACGCAGAAAGTGCTGGGCCGGAGCGGCTACAGCGTTGGCGACCTCGGCGCCGTCGAACTTAACGAAGCGTTCGCCACCCAGTCGCTGGCCAGCATGCGCCGGCTCGGGCTGGACCCGGAGATTGTGAACCGCGACGGCGGTGCCATCAGCCTGGGGCACCCGCTCGGTTCCAGCGGCTCACGGATCGCCATCACCCTGCTGGGGCGGATGGAACGCGAGGACGCCAGGATGGGCCTCGCCACCATGTGCATCGGCGTCGGCCAGGGCACCGCGATGCTGTTGGAGCGCGTGTAATGACGGCCCCGGAAAGCGCGAACGGACACTTGGGCACCCTGGACTTCCGCACCCTCCTGGTCGAGGAGCGGGACGACCGCGTGGTGGTGCTCCTCAACCGCCCCGAGGTCCGGAACGCCATCGACCAGCAGATGGTGGACGAACTCCACGTCGTCTGCGCCGCGCTGGAGCAGAACCCCAAAGTGCTCATCATTGCGGGCACCGACGGCGTCTTCGCCTCGGGCGCGGACATCGCCCAGCTGCGTGACCGGCGCCGGGACGATGCCCTGCAGGGCATCAACTCCACGATCTTCGTCCGGATCGCGAAGCTGCCCATGCCCGTGATCGCCGCCCTGGACGGCTACTGCCTGGGCGGGGGTGCGGAGCTGGCGTACGCCGCGGACTTCAGGATCGGGACGCCCAGCGTCCGAATCGGCAACCCGGAGACCGGCCTGGGCATCCTCGCAGCTGCCGGCGCCAGCTGGCGGCTGAAGGAGCTGGTGGGCGAACCCGTTGCAAAGCAGATCCTGCTGGCTGGCCTGGTGCTCCGCGCCGAGCAGGCCCTGGCCGTCAACCTCATCACGGAGATCCATGAGGCGCCCGTGCTGATGGACGGCGCGCATAGCCTGGCGGACCGCATTGCGCGGCAGGATCCGCTGGCCGTGCGGATCACCAAGTCTGTGTTCCACACCCCCGCCGAGGCGCACCCGCTGATCGACCAGCTGGCACAGGGGATCCTGTTCGAATCCCAGGCGAAGTTCGACCGGATGCAGGCTTTCCTGGACAAGAGAACAGATAAGAAATCTGCCAAGAATTCAGATCAATCAGACGGGACGAAGTAACCATGGGCAATTCCGTACTTCCGGCGGGCCTTCCCGCAACTGTCGGCGTCCTCGGCGGCGGCCGGATGGGGGCGGGCATCGCCCACGCCTTCCTGATCAACGGAGCCAACGTCCTGGTGGTGGAGCGGGACGAGGCCTCGGCCGAAGCCGCCCGGGAACGCGTCGAGTCCGCGGCCGCCAAGAGCATCGAGCGCGGCGCCACGGACGGCAACCTGGACGAAATGGTGTCGCGGCTCTCCGTGACGGTGGACTATGACGACTTCAAGGACCGCCAGTTGGTGGTGGAGGCCGTTCCGGAGGACTGGGACCTGAAGGTCTCCTCTCTCCGCGGAATCGAGGAGCGCCTCTCCGACGACGCCTACCTCGCCTCCAACACGTCCTCTCTGTCCGTCAACGGCCTGGCCCGCGAACTCAAGCGCCCGGGGAACTTCCTGGGCCTGCACTTCTTCAACCCGGTTCCCGCGTCCACGCTCATCGAGGTGGTACTCGGCGAGCAGACGGCCCCGGACCTGGCCGCCGCGGCGAAAAGGTGGGTGGAGGCGCTCGGCAAGACCGCCGTCGTCGTCAATGACGCTCCCGGCTTTGCCTCGTCGCGCCTGGGCGTGGCCATTGCCCTGGAAGCCATGCGCATGGTGGAGGAAGGCGTCGCGTCCGCAGAGGACATCGACAACGCCATGGTGCTGGGCTACAAGCACCCCACCGGGCCGCTGCGGACCACTGACATTGTGGGCCTGGACGTCCGGCTGGGCATCGCGGAGTACCTGCAGTCCACGCTGGGGGAGCGCTTCGCTCCGCCGCAAATCCTGCGCGACAAAGTGGCCCGCGGCGAACTGGGCCGGAAAACGGGCAAAGGATTCTTCGACTGGCCGGCTTAGGGTTCGAGGCCCATTGTGCGGTCCGGGCGGGTTCCGGGCCTTGCGTCCGGAAAGCTGAGGACCCGGAAAGCCTAGCGCCCGGCCCGCGCGTCGAGGGCGGACTTCAGGCCGTTCATCGCGGGGTCCCGGAGCGACATGAACGCCGGCTTCATGAACGGTTCAATGAGCTTGAGCGCGCCCTTGAGCTGGAATTCCGCCGTGTACTGCACCGTGCAGCCGGTCCCGTCCGGGGAGACGTCGATCGAGTCCTCGGAGATGACGGTTTTGTTTTGGCCCCGGAGCTTGATGTGGCTGCCGGTCAGCTCCACCACTTCGTAGATGAGGGTCTGACGCTTGCCCCGGAACTCCGCTTCGGCGTGGTACCTGTGGCCCATGGCAACGGGGCCCTCGGAGAGCTTCTTCACCACAGGGGTGCCCGGATCCCATTCAGCGGTGTGTTCGAAGGCTGACAGGTAGGTAAAGGCTTCCTCTGCCCCGAGGGGAGAGCTGACGGTTCCCGCTACTGTGATCATCCCAACAGCCTAGCCGCTGCCCCTAGGATGGTCCGGTGACTTCCATCGAACCCATCACGCTGACCGGTCAACACGTCGTTCTCGAACCGCTGAGCCACGCGCACCACGACGGCCTGGTGGAGGCTGCCCGCGACGGTGAACTCTGGAAGCTCTGGTACACCAGCGTGCCCGGCCCGGAGGGCATGGCCGCAGAGATCGACCGCCGGCTCCGGCTCCAGGAAGTCGGCTCCATGCTCCCGTTCACCACGCGCCTCCTTGATCCCGCCACCGGCGGTCCCGGCCGGGTGATCGGGATGACCACGTACATGAATATCGACGCCGCCACTCCCCGCGTGGAGATCGGTTCCACGTGGAATGCGGCTTCTTCGCACGGCACCGGAACCAACGCGGACTCCAAGCTGCTCCTGCTCCGGCACGCCTTTGAAACGCTGGGTTGCCCGGCCGTCGAGTTCCGGACGCACTGGCTCAACCACCAGTCCCGGGAGGCGATTGCGCGGCTCGGAGCCAAGCAGGACGGCGTGCTCCGCAGCCACACCCGGACGGCTGACGGGCAGCTCCGGGACACTGTGGTGTTCTCGATCCTCGAACATGAGTGGCCCATGGTCCGTGCCGGCCTGGAGTTCCGGCTGGCCAAGCGGCGCTAGACGGCCGAGCCCCGGATCGGGGAGCCATGGCCCACGCGGTCCGGATTGGCCAGGCCCCTACCTCGCCAACAGGCCACTACCTCGCCAAGGTGCCCGGCTTGACCTCCGCCATCACCGCCGTGGCATAGGCGCGGTGCCCGGTGGGGGTCGGGTGGAAGTTGGAATCCGCCAAGGGATTCCCGCCGTCGTAGGCGATCCACGGATCGGTGGAGTTCACGGCATGCCCGGCAAACCTCGCTGTGACGTCGACAAACTGCGCGTTCGCCCCGAAAGCATTGGCATTTGAAACTGCCGTGGCGATGGCGGTGTTGAGATTGTCGGTGGCCCGGTTGATGAGCCGCTGCTCTTCCGCGGAAAAATACGGGTTCCCGTCCGCCGGCTCGAACAGCCTTGGATACCCCAGGACGGCGATCTTCGCGGACGGAGCCGCCGTGTGAATCCGCCCGTAGGTGTAAGCGAGCGCCTCACCCACCTGACCCATCCCGCTTTCGGAGGACGCCACAGCGCCGGCGCACACTTCATCGCCGTAGGCGGCGCAGGCGCCCAGCACCTGGCTCACTCCCGCGTCGTTGGCTCCGGCGGTGATGGTGACGATTCCGGTGGACGGATTCAGTTTCCCTGCGCCGACGAGGCCCGTGAGCTGGGTGGTTACGCTGATTTGTTTCTGGAGCGGGTCATCGCCCGAAAAAAGGAGTGCCCCGTGGCAGGCGGCATTGACCACCAGGGACACTCGGCCTGTTTTGTCGACGTCGGCAACGTACCCCGGGCTGCTCTGCCAGCACGTCGCTTCGGGCGGCCTGACGGCCGCACCCGCACCGGTTCCCGCAGTGTAGGAGTCACCTACCGCTATGTAATCAAGTGCCCCTGCAGGCGCCGCTCCCGCCGGCCCTGCCGCGGTTCCCAAAGCCAGGGCCAGCGTTGCCAGGCCGGCAGCGTACGCCGCGCGCCGCCGTCGTAATATCCGGTCACTCATCAGTTTCCCCTTTGTGCTGAACTGTGCGCCGGGCTGTGGGCCGCGGGCCGGCGGCCAAGCCGCAAGTACGCCCAACGGTACCCGGCGGCCCGCCCGCCGGACACGGGCCGGAATACCCGTTTATTCGCAGGGCGCCACCCCATTTTCCGGCGGGTACCCGTGCCGGATGACGGGGGTCTGTGATTAGCTGTCTGGATGGAACAGCCTGGACAGCCCGTGCACTGGGACGGAGCCGTGAATGCCTGGCGCATTTCCGGCAGCGTGTTCCGGATGGGGCGCCGGGAATGGGTTACCGAGACGGGCTGGAAACAGGCGTACGACGACGGCGTCCGCACCGTGATCGACCTCCGGAACCCCTCGGAACACGGACTGAGGGACACGGACCCCGCTGTTGGCGCTGAGGTGCTGGCGGCGTTCGACGTGGTGCATGCTCCCACGGAGGAGCCGGACCACCCGGAGTTCAAAGAGTTGTGCTCCCCGTACCTGAACGATCCTGCCTGCTACGCGGCCAATGCCCGGCTGTTTCCGGACAAGCTGGTGGCCGTCTTCAAGGCGGTTGCCGCGGCACGCGCCGGTGTGGTGATCCACTGCTCCGCGGGCCGGGACCGCAGCGGAATGGTGGCTGCGATGCTCCAGGACCTCTCCGGCGCCGGCGACCATGAGATTGTGTCCGGTTACCAGGCGGCCATGCGGGGCATCAATGAGCGCCACCGGCTCGTCGGTCCGCCGCACAAACACGAGCGCTACCTGGCGGAGGACGTCCTGGTGCCGCTGCTGGAGAAGCGCGGCGGCGGAACCCTGGAATTCGTCCGCGGCCTGGATACCCGGAACTATCTCTTGCGGCACGGGGTCACCGTGGCCGAACTGGATGCCATCCGCTCCCGGCTGGCAGCCAGGGTGACGACGTAAACACACTATGGGGGACACCTTGACGCATCATTCCGGCCGGAACCAGTTCAACCGCGCCCTGGGGCTGGCCGCTTGTGCCGCCCTGGCGTTCGGCGGTACGTTCCTGGCTGTCCCCGCCGTCGCAGAGTCCGGTTCGCCGGTTCCCGACCCCTCCGTATCGGCGCCGGCCGTATCCACGCCTGCACCCGCCGCGACTGCGCCCCCGGCGACGGCATCGCCCCCTGCGGGCGGTTCCGCACCCGCCATCAGCGACGCCGGCCTGACGGAGGCCATCCTCCGCGACCTGGGCATGACACTGGAGCAGTTCAACGCGGCCGGTGACCAGGGCAAACGCGCGGCCGACGCCGTTGCCTCCTTGCGCGGATTGCCCGGCTACGTGGGAATCAGCTTGAAAGACGGCCGGATTGTGGTCGAGGGCAGCGGCCCGGAGCTCGACGCCCGGGTGGCGGAACTCAATGCCGCGGGAACCGGAGATTTTGTGCTTGTGGCGTCCAGTGCGGTGCCGGCGGCGCCGGCCGCATCACCGGCACCTTCAGCGTCCGCCCCCTCAGGGGCAGCCCAGCCTGCGCCGGAACGCGTCGCGGCCAGCACGGACCAGCTGTTCAAGGACTACGTCCGCGAGGTCGGCGCCGAAGGCCTCCAGGCTGTGGCGTATGCCAACGGCAGCTTTGTGATCCGCACCGGCGGCACCAACCAGCCGGAGGCCGAAGGCGCCCCGGCCAACCCGGCAACCCCCGGGCGCTTGGCGGCGTCGCCCTCGCCGTCCGAATTCGTGGCGCGCTATTCAAACGTCCGCCTGGAAGAGGGCGCACCGCTTGCCCCGGAGGAGGACTTCTTCGGCGGGCAAGGCTACGTCCTCAACAACGGCGTCATCTGCTCCGCCGGTTACGGTGCGTACAGCCCGGACGGGAAACCGCTGGTCCTCACTGCCGGCCACTGCACCGAAGACGGCACCCTCACCACGGCCAACGTGGAGAGCCCGGAATCGCCCGCGAACAAACTTCTCGGCACCCTGGGCTTCAGCCAGTTCGGCGGCCCGGGCAACTCCTGGATCACGGGCGACGAGGCCAACCCCGGAAACGTGGGCACGGACATCGCGGAGATCGGGGACATCCGGCCGGGCCTTGACGTTCAACCCGCAACCTCCCGCTGGGATGCGCCCGCGGACCCCGGATCCACGGCCGTGAAGATCATCGGAACCGCGTCGCCGTCGCCCGGACAGGCCGTCTGCCGGTCCGGCCGGACTGCCCGCTGGTCCTGCGGCACCGTGGACGAAGTGGGCATCTACGTCGTGGGCGGTTTCACCGCCGACCCGTCCGACCTCCGGGCCTTCCGCGGCTTCCTGTCCACCTCCGTCCAGTCCAGCGGCGGCGACTCCGGCGGACCTTGGATCAGCGGCAACTTCGCCGTCGGCACCCACTCCGCGGGGGACCGGGTTGTTCCCGGCCAGCCGATCAACAACTTCGCCGTTGCCACCACGCTGGAAGACGCCATGACCCGGCTTCCCGGCGTGCAGCTTCAGCTGTTCCTCAACAAACCCCTGCTCACCGAACCGGCCGACGGCGGCGGAGTGGCACTCGGCCAGACCATCACCGGGCAGGTCCCGGCGGCCCCCGCCTCCGCCGTCGCCGCGGGATCGAAGGTCCGCATCACCGTGCCCGGGCACGAAC
Protein-coding regions in this window:
- a CDS encoding tyrosine-protein phosphatase; protein product: MEQPGQPVHWDGAVNAWRISGSVFRMGRREWVTETGWKQAYDDGVRTVIDLRNPSEHGLRDTDPAVGAEVLAAFDVVHAPTEEPDHPEFKELCSPYLNDPACYAANARLFPDKLVAVFKAVAAARAGVVIHCSAGRDRSGMVAAMLQDLSGAGDHEIVSGYQAAMRGINERHRLVGPPHKHERYLAEDVLVPLLEKRGGGTLEFVRGLDTRNYLLRHGVTVAELDAIRSRLAARVTT
- a CDS encoding LPXTG cell wall anchor domain-containing protein; this translates as MTHHSGRNQFNRALGLAACAALAFGGTFLAVPAVAESGSPVPDPSVSAPAVSTPAPAATAPPATASPPAGGSAPAISDAGLTEAILRDLGMTLEQFNAAGDQGKRAADAVASLRGLPGYVGISLKDGRIVVEGSGPELDARVAELNAAGTGDFVLVASSAVPAAPAASPAPSASAPSGAAQPAPERVAASTDQLFKDYVREVGAEGLQAVAYANGSFVIRTGGTNQPEAEGAPANPATPGRLAASPSPSEFVARYSNVRLEEGAPLAPEEDFFGGQGYVLNNGVICSAGYGAYSPDGKPLVLTAGHCTEDGTLTTANVESPESPANKLLGTLGFSQFGGPGNSWITGDEANPGNVGTDIAEIGDIRPGLDVQPATSRWDAPADPGSTAVKIIGTASPSPGQAVCRSGRTARWSCGTVDEVGIYVVGGFTADPSDLRAFRGFLSTSVQSSGGDSGGPWISGNFAVGTHSAGDRVVPGQPINNFAVATTLEDAMTRLPGVQLQLFLNKPLLTEPADGGGVALGQTITGQVPAAPASAVAAGSKVRITVPGHEPVEVPVDSAGQWQFTAPSPAGRLRFTAETVNGFSHSGASTFEVTVLPSELPAPAIAGPAEGAALTALERIEGTGTPGATVELSGDTAGQAVVGLDGKWAVPVTGEARYGSFTVKAVQTARGVVASPAASRSFTVVPPSPAVANIRDGQRFAHDAVPRRITGSAVKGAAVTVTVDGVPVQAASDGAWSAPLPAGLAAGTHTVTVRQTVDGAASAPVNLTFAVDPAPVVVPAGVTPAGISGQLPATGADGLLTAAGVGAGVLLLGGVALVLARRRSRR